From one Rhodamnia argentea isolate NSW1041297 chromosome 1, ASM2092103v1, whole genome shotgun sequence genomic stretch:
- the LOC115743895 gene encoding probable transcription factor At3g04930 yields MASEQDGAAVFPDEEDLEDDDDSQDDDDDDDEELLPNHAVLPCVVDDDDDDDDVFDDDANSASTSSSLPTATPLDPALPPSSAAVTVAVPAPIRPDPLPVVPPVPPSSSSSAAVSIAAPAASPVPPIVGTISPSELKRPSPAVTVAKPLFQRLWTDEDEIELLRGFLDYTTQRGGAPSGGHHDTAAFYDQIKSKLQLDFNKNQLVEKLRRLKKKYRNVISRMSSGKDFSFKSPHDQATFEISRRIWTNVAAAAAATPGSNNDHIDDDDDNTLRNPSFNNHLFSTPNPNPFFDPTSTPTKSRKRQRPSQPQPHPQQVQVQLQHVKVEERNLGVDGPTVSNNANPNLNLNMNASANVNANPNVAGVIEDTVRSCLSPLFKELLSGATMGGGFGGGGSRGGFGYIAAALNPMPFSYGVGFGVGSTAEMADERWRKQQIMELEVYSKRLELVQDHIKATIEELRSSGGG; encoded by the coding sequence ATGGCCTCCGAGCAGGACGGCGCAGCGGTCTTCCCCGACGAGGAGGACCtcgaagacgacgacgacagccaggacgacgacgacgacgacgacgaggagCTCCTCCCCAACCACGCCGTCCTCCCCTGCGtcgtcgacgacgacgacgacgacgacgatgtcTTTGACGACGACGCCAACtccgcctccacctcctcctccctccccaCCGCCACCCCACTCGACCCCGCCCTCCCCCCCTCCTCCGCCGCTGTCACCGTCGCCGTCCCCGCCCCCATCCGCCCCGATCCCCTCCCCGTCGTCCCTCCCGttcccccctcctcctcttcctccgccGCCGTCTCCATCGCCGCCCCCGCCGCCTCCCCCGTTCCCCCGATCGTCGGCACGATCTCCCCTTCCGAGCTGAAGCGGCCCTCCCCAGCCGTCACCGTCGCCAAGCCCCTGTTCCAGCGCCTCTGGACCGACGAGGACGAGATCGAGCTCCTCCGCGGGTTCCTCGACTACACCACGCAGCGCGGCGGGGCGCCCTCCGGCGGCCACCACGACACCGCCGCGTTCTACGACCAGATCAAGTCCAAGCTCCAGCTCGATTTCAACAAGAACCAGCTCGTAGAGAAGCTCCGCCGGCTTAAGAAGAAGTACCGGAACGTGATCAGCAGGATGAGCTCCGGCAAGGACTTCTCTTTCAAGAGCCCCCACGACCAGGCCACCTTCGAGATCTCCCGCAGGATCTGGACCAAcgtcgccgctgccgccgccgccactccCGGCTCTAACAACGATCACATCGATGATGACGATGACAACACCCTTCGAAACCCTAGTTTCAATAATCACCTTTTTAGCACTCCTAATCCTAACCCTTTTTTTGATCCAACGTCAACGCCCACAAAGTCGCGCAAAAGACAGCGTCCTTCGCAGCCACAGCCTCATCCACAGCAGGTGCAGGTGCAGCTACAGCATGTGAAGGTGGAGGAGAGGAATTTAGGGGTGGATGGTCCTACCGTATCAAACAatgcaaatccaaatttgaaTCTGAATATGAATGCAAGTGCAAATGTCAATGCGAATCCGAATGTTGCTGGAGTGATTGAGGATACTGTGAGGAGCTGCTTATCGCCATTGTTTAAGGAGTTGTTGAGTGGGGCCACAATGGGCGGGGGATTTGGCGGTGGGGGTTCAAGAGGAGGGTTTGGGTATATTGCAGCGGCGTTGAATCCGATGCCGTTCAGTTATGGAGTGGGATTTGGAGTGGGCAGCACCGCTGAAATGGCGGACGAGAGGTGGAGGAAGCAGCAGATAATGGAGTTGGAGGTGTACTCGAAGCGGTTGGAGTTGGTGCAGGATCATATCAAGGCGACTATAGAGGAGCTGCGTTCTAGCGGAGGAGGGTGA